The following proteins are co-located in the Labrys monachus genome:
- the derI gene encoding D-erythrulose-4-phosphate isomerase: MKIALGADGAGKPLLDVIAAHLKNRADVTVEDLSVTGFYADVADRVATAVAAGEHERAILFCGTGIGVAMSANKVPGIRAAQTHDTYSAERAAKSNNAQIITMGARVVGPELAKAIVDTFLASDFDPQGASAANVHAVNKLDEKYGKQG; the protein is encoded by the coding sequence ATGAAGATCGCCCTTGGAGCCGACGGCGCCGGCAAGCCCCTGCTCGACGTGATCGCCGCCCATTTGAAGAACCGCGCCGACGTCACCGTCGAGGACCTGAGCGTCACCGGCTTCTATGCCGATGTCGCCGACCGCGTCGCCACCGCCGTCGCCGCCGGCGAGCATGAGCGCGCCATCCTGTTCTGCGGCACCGGCATCGGCGTCGCCATGTCCGCCAACAAGGTGCCGGGCATCCGCGCCGCACAGACGCACGACACCTATTCGGCCGAGCGCGCCGCCAAGTCCAACAACGCCCAGATCATCACCATGGGCGCGCGCGTCGTCGGCCCCGAGCTCGCCAAGGCGATCGTCGACACGTTCCTCGCCTCGGATTTCGATCCGCAGGGCGCTTCCGCGGCCAATGTGCACGCGGTCAACAAGCTCGACGAGAAATACGGCAAGCAGGGCTGA
- a CDS encoding hydantoinase B/oxoprolinase family protein, with translation MATPTQAEDFDPYMTAILANRVDGIIREMTNTLLRAARSGVINSARDFSCSICTGDNQLLASAEGLPIHIFGSHMQARTMTENAGADLREGDCYLHNDPYSGNSHAGDHTFLVPVFIDGEHLFTTVAKAHQADIGNALPTTYMAGARDQYEEGALIFPAVKIQSNYTMVEDVVRMCRSRIRVPDQWYGDFLAGIGSARIGERRLKELCAKYGKATIKAFIKHWMHYAEQRMVAAIKTLPAVTLTNTGNHDPFGTLLPDGIPLKASITIDPGDGYIDVDLTENPDNVACGFNQSEACAGASVMAGIFNSIDADVPRNSGSFSRIRIHIRQGSVCGGPEFPASCSLATTNVSDRMVNLVQAAFAQIGEGWGLAEGGIGMGAGCAVVSGRDPRLNGSPFVNQLFLTNSGGPASAVADGWVTYGLPVAAGLMYRDSVEIDELKHPMEVQYLRLIPGTGGAGRFRGAPSMEVSYVARCPRMEVIWPCDGTHFPPEGARGGQAGARAEHRLLRADGTAEPLPNIVVLALAEGETVEGRHTGGGGYGNPLERDPRRVLHDVLEGWETPERARDVYGVCLTGLREDDSLAIDAEETGRLRGRTP, from the coding sequence ATGGCGACCCCGACCCAGGCGGAAGACTTCGATCCCTATATGACGGCCATCCTCGCCAACCGGGTGGACGGCATCATCCGGGAGATGACGAACACGCTGCTGCGCGCCGCCCGATCGGGCGTCATCAACAGCGCGCGCGACTTCAGCTGCTCGATCTGCACCGGCGACAACCAGCTGCTCGCCTCGGCCGAGGGCCTGCCGATCCACATCTTCGGCAGCCACATGCAGGCCCGCACGATGACCGAGAATGCGGGGGCGGACCTGCGCGAGGGCGATTGCTACCTGCACAACGATCCCTATTCCGGCAACAGCCATGCGGGCGACCACACCTTCCTGGTGCCGGTGTTCATCGACGGCGAACATTTGTTCACGACGGTCGCCAAGGCGCATCAGGCCGACATCGGCAATGCCCTTCCCACCACCTACATGGCCGGCGCCCGCGACCAGTACGAAGAAGGAGCGCTGATCTTTCCCGCCGTCAAGATCCAGTCGAACTACACGATGGTCGAGGACGTGGTGCGCATGTGCCGCTCGCGCATCCGCGTCCCCGACCAGTGGTACGGCGACTTCCTGGCCGGCATCGGTTCGGCCCGCATCGGCGAGCGCCGTCTGAAGGAGCTGTGCGCCAAATACGGCAAGGCCACCATCAAGGCCTTCATCAAGCATTGGATGCATTATGCCGAGCAGCGCATGGTCGCCGCCATCAAGACCCTGCCGGCCGTGACCCTGACCAATACGGGGAACCACGACCCCTTCGGGACCCTGCTGCCCGACGGCATTCCGCTGAAGGCCAGCATCACCATCGATCCCGGCGACGGCTATATCGACGTGGATCTCACCGAGAACCCCGACAATGTCGCCTGCGGCTTCAACCAGAGCGAAGCCTGCGCCGGCGCCTCGGTGATGGCCGGCATCTTCAACTCGATCGACGCGGACGTCCCGCGCAATTCGGGTTCGTTCAGCCGCATCCGCATCCATATCCGCCAGGGCTCGGTCTGCGGCGGGCCGGAATTCCCCGCGAGCTGCTCGCTGGCCACCACCAATGTCTCGGACCGGATGGTCAACCTCGTCCAGGCGGCCTTCGCGCAGATCGGCGAGGGCTGGGGCTTGGCGGAAGGCGGCATCGGCATGGGAGCGGGCTGCGCCGTCGTCTCGGGTCGCGACCCGCGGCTCAACGGCAGCCCTTTCGTCAATCAATTGTTCCTGACCAACTCCGGCGGACCGGCGAGCGCGGTTGCGGATGGCTGGGTCACCTATGGCCTGCCGGTCGCAGCCGGGCTGATGTATCGCGATTCCGTCGAGATCGACGAACTCAAGCATCCCATGGAGGTGCAGTATCTGCGGCTCATACCCGGCACGGGCGGCGCGGGCCGCTTCCGCGGCGCCCCTTCGATGGAGGTGAGCTATGTGGCGCGCTGCCCGCGGATGGAGGTGATCTGGCCCTGCGACGGTACCCATTTTCCGCCCGAGGGCGCGCGGGGCGGCCAGGCGGGCGCCCGGGCCGAGCATCGTCTGCTGCGTGCCGACGGAACCGCCGAGCCGCTCCCCAACATCGTCGTCCTCGCGCTCGCCGAGGGCGAGACGGTGGAAGGGCGGCACACCGGCGGCGGCGGCTACGGCAATCCTCTCGAGCGGGATCCCAGGCGCGTTCTGCACGACGTCCTCGAAGGTTGGGAAACGCCCGAGCGTGCCCGCGACGTCTACGGCGTCTGTCTCACGGGCCTGCGGGAAGACGACAGCCTCGCAATCGATGCCGAGGAAACCGGGCGGCTGCGGGGCAGGACGCCCTGA
- a CDS encoding hydantoinase/oxoprolinase family protein translates to MGFKISVDTGGTFTDVVVSDRSGTFTIGKALTTPARIFDGMRDAIAAAADQIGLSFAQLVAETDLLIYGTTRATNAIVTKTAAKTAFLTTRGFPDTLVLKEGGKFRPHDFSRDYPEPYIPRRYVYEIDERVNAAGIVVRELDRAQVQSTLAEIATRGFEAVAVCLLWSVLNPAHEEAVGTLFEEVLPGVPYSLSSRLVPIMREYRRASATAIDASLKPLMQRHLRELEADLQAAGYRGNIFVSTAAGGCNSIEALVERPIFTIGSGPAMAPIAGITYSRLENLGENVIICDTGGTTFDVGVVRDGALTFNRDTWLGPRYTGDLLGIAAVDMRSVGAGGGSIAWIDDGGLMHVGPQSAGAVPGPACYGRGGTLPTVSDAAAVLGYFDPDYFLGGRMVLDVAAARAAMAGLATTLGLTIEETAWRILTLAGDLMMRAVADVTINEGINPRESTIVAGGGAAGMNIMLIAKELGCDHVVLPKTASALSAAGMQYADIVAEEVGSLYCLSNRFDFARVNALLDTLEARVLAMRDKLPDQTGPVTLEFYGEARYQAQVWELDTPFPDTPLPSRRFAGQAELDAYVGNFHDLHERIFAVKDLGSAVETVSWKVRLTVKLDAPATRLETPVEGASPSVSGHRLCFFGGAEPVRTPIYKAADIRPGHTITGPAVVEEPTTTLVVYPDMSAHVSAAGHYRLNIQ, encoded by the coding sequence ATGGGATTCAAGATTTCGGTTGATACCGGCGGCACCTTCACCGACGTCGTGGTGAGCGACCGCAGCGGCACGTTCACCATCGGCAAGGCGCTGACCACGCCGGCCCGCATCTTCGACGGCATGCGTGACGCGATCGCGGCCGCGGCGGACCAGATCGGGCTCTCCTTCGCCCAGCTGGTCGCCGAGACCGACCTGCTGATCTACGGCACCACGCGCGCGACCAACGCCATCGTCACCAAGACCGCGGCCAAGACCGCGTTTCTCACGACGCGCGGCTTCCCCGACACTCTGGTGCTCAAGGAAGGCGGCAAGTTCCGGCCTCACGATTTCAGCCGGGACTATCCCGAACCCTACATCCCCCGGCGCTACGTCTATGAGATCGACGAACGCGTCAACGCCGCCGGCATCGTCGTGCGCGAGCTCGACCGCGCGCAGGTGCAGAGCACCCTCGCCGAGATCGCGACGCGGGGCTTCGAGGCCGTGGCCGTCTGCCTTCTGTGGTCGGTCCTGAACCCCGCCCATGAGGAGGCCGTCGGGACGCTGTTCGAGGAAGTGCTGCCCGGCGTGCCCTACAGCCTGTCGTCTCGCCTCGTGCCGATCATGCGCGAATATCGCCGCGCTTCGGCCACCGCCATCGATGCCTCGCTGAAGCCGCTCATGCAGCGCCATCTGCGCGAACTCGAAGCAGACCTGCAGGCGGCGGGCTATCGCGGCAATATCTTCGTGTCGACGGCGGCGGGCGGATGCAACAGCATCGAAGCCCTGGTCGAGCGCCCGATCTTCACCATCGGCTCGGGCCCCGCGATGGCGCCGATCGCCGGCATCACCTATTCGCGCCTGGAGAATCTGGGCGAGAACGTCATCATCTGCGACACCGGCGGCACCACCTTCGACGTCGGCGTGGTGCGCGACGGCGCGCTCACCTTCAACCGCGACACCTGGCTCGGGCCCCGCTATACCGGTGACCTGCTCGGCATCGCGGCCGTCGACATGCGCTCGGTCGGCGCCGGCGGCGGCTCCATCGCCTGGATCGACGATGGCGGCCTCATGCATGTCGGTCCGCAATCGGCAGGTGCCGTGCCGGGCCCGGCCTGCTACGGGCGCGGCGGCACCTTGCCGACCGTCTCGGATGCGGCCGCGGTCCTCGGCTATTTCGACCCGGACTATTTCCTCGGCGGGCGCATGGTGCTCGACGTGGCGGCGGCCCGTGCCGCGATGGCGGGCCTTGCCACCACTCTCGGCCTCACGATCGAGGAAACCGCCTGGCGCATCCTGACGCTGGCCGGCGATCTGATGATGCGGGCGGTGGCCGACGTCACCATCAACGAGGGCATCAATCCGCGCGAAAGCACCATCGTGGCCGGCGGCGGAGCGGCCGGCATGAACATCATGCTCATCGCCAAGGAACTCGGCTGCGACCATGTGGTGCTGCCGAAGACCGCCTCGGCGCTCTCCGCCGCCGGCATGCAATATGCCGACATCGTGGCGGAGGAGGTCGGCAGCCTCTATTGCCTGTCGAACCGCTTCGACTTCGCCAGGGTGAACGCCCTCCTCGATACGCTCGAGGCCCGCGTGCTCGCCATGCGCGACAAGCTGCCCGATCAGACCGGTCCCGTCACGCTCGAATTCTACGGCGAGGCCCGCTACCAGGCCCAGGTCTGGGAACTCGACACGCCCTTCCCCGATACGCCCCTGCCCTCGCGACGCTTCGCAGGCCAGGCGGAACTCGATGCCTATGTCGGCAATTTCCACGATCTGCACGAGCGCATCTTCGCCGTGAAGGACCTGGGAAGCGCGGTCGAGACCGTCAGCTGGAAGGTGCGCCTGACCGTCAAGCTCGACGCGCCGGCAACCCGCCTCGAAACGCCGGTCGAGGGCGCCTCCCCGAGCGTATCCGGCCACCGCCTGTGTTTCTTCGGCGGTGCCGAGCCCGTGCGGACGCCCATCTACAAGGCGGCGGATATTCGCCCCGGCCACACCATCACGGGTCCCGCCGTGGTCGAGGAACCCACGACCACCCTCGTGGTCTACCCGGACATGTCGGCGCATGTGAGCGCCGCCGGCCACTATCGGCTGAACATCCAATGA